Within the Magnetospirillum sp. genome, the region CAAGGCTCGGGGCCGGCAACCTCAAAAGCCTTATCGTCGTGCTCGTGCTCGGCGTCTTCGCCTACATGACCTTGCGCGGCCTCCTCGGTGCGGCACGCGTGGCCGCGATCGAGCCCACGAATCTCGATCTGCGCGCAGCGGGCCATTCGACGCAATTGCTGCCCGGTCTGCTCGCAGCATGGACAGGTCTTGATGCCGCCAGCGTGCAGCTTGGGCTGGGGGCATCCGTCGTGCTGACGCTTGTTTGGTTCTGCCTCAAAGACCGCAGCTTCCGCACCGATGCGCGCAATCTCGTGTCGGGCGTGCTGATCGGTCTGCTGGTCGTGGCCGGGTGGACTGCGACCGGCATCGTCGGCAACGACGATTTCGAGCCCGTCCCGCTTGCCTCCTTCACCTTCGTGGCGCCCATCGGCGATGCGCTTGTCTATCTGATGACATGGACGGGTGCGAAGATCAGCTTCGGCGTCGCCAGCGTATTCGGCGTTGTCGCGGGGGCGTTTGTGGCCGCACGGTTGAGCGGCGAATTCCGGGTCGAAGCTTTTGCCGGTACGGCCGATCTGCTGCGCCATCTCGCCGGAGCCGCAATGATGGGAACGGGCGGCGTGCTCGCCTTGGGCTGCACGGTCGGCCAAGGCATTACGGGGCTTTCGACCTTGGCCGTGGGCTCGGTTCTGGCGTTCGCGGCCCTCGTTGCCGGTGCCGTGCTCGGGCTCAAATATCTCGAGCATGGCGGCATCGTGGCCGCCCTCAAAGCGCTGACGGCGCGCGCGTGACGGCTTCCCTCGCCGTCTCGATCAAGGGCGTGCTCGCGATCGACGGGCGCTTTTGCCTGCTGCGCAATGCGCGCAACGAATGGGAATTGCCGGGCGGCCGTCCGGAGCCGGACGAAGAACCGCAAGCCGCGTGCGTGCGCGAGATTGCCGAAGAGCTCGGCCTCGATGCCGAAATTTCGCACATCCTCGACAGCTGGCGCTATCGCGTGCTGCCCGACCGCAACGTGCTGATCGTGACCTATGCCTGCCGTCCGCTCGCAGGCGTGCGCCCACGCACCAGCGACGAGCATGTCGAATACGGTCTGTTCGCCGCCGCCGAGATCGACGCGCTTGTCATGCCCGCAGGCTACAAGGCCTCGATCCGGCGCTATCTCGAATCGCCGCCGCGCGGTTAGGGCGAAATGCGGCGTTCGGGTGCGGGCGGCAGGAAAGCTTCGGTATAGACTTCTTCGGGCTTCACGCGGCCGGCCACGTTGTAGGCCTC harbors:
- a CDS encoding NUDIX hydrolase → MTASLAVSIKGVLAIDGRFCLLRNARNEWELPGGRPEPDEEPQAACVREIAEELGLDAEISHILDSWRYRVLPDRNVLIVTYACRPLAGVRPRTSDEHVEYGLFAAAEIDALVMPAGYKASIRRYLESPPRG
- a CDS encoding YeeE/YedE family protein, yielding MSDLPVHQLVALLGFGLGAAFGAVVQRTNFCAMGSVSDIVYLEDWGRFRAWLLAIAVAIAGTTALDAAGLVDLSKAIYATPNLGWLGAIVGGLLFGIGMTLASGCGSRSLARLGAGNLKSLIVVLVLGVFAYMTLRGLLGAARVAAIEPTNLDLRAAGHSTQLLPGLLAAWTGLDAASVQLGLGASVVLTLVWFCLKDRSFRTDARNLVSGVLIGLLVVAGWTATGIVGNDDFEPVPLASFTFVAPIGDALVYLMTWTGAKISFGVASVFGVVAGAFVAARLSGEFRVEAFAGTADLLRHLAGAAMMGTGGVLALGCTVGQGITGLSTLAVGSVLAFAALVAGAVLGLKYLEHGGIVAALKALTARA